A single genomic interval of Devosia oryziradicis harbors:
- the coxB gene encoding cytochrome c oxidase subunit II: protein MALIPTLATAQEEAGYTAGHPLPGQFHLQRSVTPIMDSITTFHDGILMWTISLIVAFVLALLLWIVFRYNARRNPVPAGFTHNTLVEIVWTVLPVVILIIIAIPSFGVLSDQLTTPDGERKYLGANIFSFGEVEVPAPELTIKATGVQWSWSYEYVDQELFVDSVMLTEEERTAQKPNQPRLLAVDNELVVPVDTTVRVQVTADPTGVIHAFAVPSFGIKIDAVPGRLNETWFNARETGIYYGQCSELCGKDHAFMPIAVRVVTKEEFAAFIEAFKGGDYAAGVATLAALQ from the coding sequence ATGGCGCTGATCCCGACCCTGGCCACCGCGCAGGAAGAAGCCGGTTATACGGCCGGTCATCCGCTGCCGGGGCAGTTCCACCTCCAGCGTTCCGTGACCCCGATCATGGACTCCATCACCACGTTCCATGACGGCATCCTGATGTGGACCATCAGCCTGATCGTGGCTTTCGTGCTGGCGCTGCTGCTGTGGATCGTCTTCCGCTACAATGCCAGGCGCAACCCGGTGCCCGCCGGCTTCACCCACAATACGCTGGTCGAGATTGTCTGGACGGTCCTGCCGGTCGTCATTCTCATCATCATCGCCATTCCCTCGTTCGGCGTGCTGAGCGACCAGCTGACCACCCCCGACGGCGAACGCAAGTATCTGGGTGCCAATATCTTCTCGTTCGGCGAGGTCGAGGTTCCGGCGCCCGAACTCACCATCAAGGCGACAGGCGTGCAATGGTCGTGGTCCTACGAATATGTGGATCAGGAGCTGTTCGTCGATTCCGTCATGCTGACGGAAGAAGAGCGTACCGCGCAAAAGCCGAACCAGCCGCGCCTGCTGGCCGTCGACAACGAACTGGTCGTTCCGGTCGATACCACGGTTCGCGTCCAGGTCACGGCCGATCCGACGGGCGTCATTCACGCCTTCGCAGTGCCGTCCTTCGGCATCAAGATCGACGCGGTCCCGGGGCGCCTCAACGAGACCTGGTTCAATGCGCGCGAGACCGGCATCTACTACGGCCAGTGCTCCGAACTGTGCGGCAAGGACCACGCCTTCATGCCCATCGCAGTTCGCGTGGTCACCAAGGAAGAATTCGCGGCCTTCATCGAAGCGTTCAAGGGTGGCGACTACGCTGCCGGTGTCGCTACGCTTGCGGCCTTACAGTAA
- a CDS encoding LysR family transcriptional regulator, with protein sequence MTAPLDLDQLQSFCAIADCGSFTEAARRVNKTQSAVSMQIKRLEERLGQSLLTRDGRSVTLTLHGEALYARARKMLRTNAEILDHFSDGDLAGSIRFGVPDDYAVRLLPVILSSFQRTHPKIAVDVACMASEELLSGMRGGRYDLIVFTQGTDQNFGELFRTERMFWVASHGGRALASEPLAIACGPQCCIWRKDAQQALERSGKDFRIAYTSSNATAISSAVLSDLAVGFLPESALQPGMRVINDEHGLPRLGDAQIALMRASHAYGGIYDALANHIVQSMGNLPTPRTAEAAE encoded by the coding sequence ATGACCGCTCCCCTCGATCTCGACCAACTGCAAAGCTTCTGCGCCATTGCCGATTGCGGCAGCTTTACGGAGGCGGCGCGACGGGTGAACAAGACGCAATCCGCCGTCTCCATGCAGATCAAGCGGCTTGAAGAGCGGCTGGGGCAAAGCCTGCTGACAAGGGACGGCCGCAGCGTCACGCTGACGCTGCATGGCGAGGCGCTCTATGCCCGGGCTCGCAAGATGCTGCGCACCAATGCTGAAATCCTCGATCATTTCTCCGATGGAGATCTGGCCGGGTCGATCCGCTTCGGCGTGCCGGACGATTATGCGGTGCGCCTTCTGCCGGTGATCCTCTCCAGCTTCCAGCGCACCCACCCCAAGATCGCCGTCGATGTCGCCTGCATGGCATCGGAAGAGCTACTCAGCGGCATGCGCGGCGGGCGCTATGACCTGATCGTTTTCACCCAGGGCACCGACCAGAATTTCGGCGAGCTGTTCCGTACCGAGCGGATGTTCTGGGTGGCCTCGCATGGAGGACGCGCGCTGGCGAGCGAACCGCTTGCCATTGCCTGCGGCCCGCAATGCTGCATCTGGCGCAAGGATGCACAGCAGGCGCTGGAACGCAGCGGCAAGGACTTCCGCATTGCCTATACCTCATCGAACGCCACGGCCATCTCCAGCGCTGTCCTCTCCGACCTGGCGGTGGGCTTCCTACCGGAAAGTGCGCTGCAGCCTGGCATGCGTGTCATCAATGACGAACACGGCCTGCCTCGCCTGGGCGACGCCCAGATTGCCCTGATGCGGGCCAGCCACGCCTATGGCGGCATCTATGATGCATTGGCCAACCATATCGTACAGTCGATGGGCAACCTGCCAACACCGCGCACGGCCGAAGCCGCGGAATAG
- a CDS encoding cytochrome c oxidase assembly protein — MAEINLPGIDPSLARRNKRVAMAGLFFAAGMVGLAYASVPLYQLFCQITGFGGTTQVAGDAPKGAIAREMTVRFDSNVAGDLNWTVSPAASITDRIGMVDTVNYVATNHSDQPITGMAVFNVSPEKAGVYFNKIECFCFTEQTLQPGETVDMPIVFFVDPDLADNPELDTIKEITLSYTFYASDNEGS; from the coding sequence ATGGCCGAGATCAATCTCCCTGGCATCGATCCCAGCCTCGCCCGCCGCAACAAGCGCGTGGCCATGGCCGGCCTGTTCTTTGCAGCAGGCATGGTCGGCCTGGCCTACGCTTCCGTGCCGCTCTACCAGCTCTTCTGCCAGATCACCGGCTTTGGTGGCACGACCCAGGTGGCCGGCGACGCGCCCAAGGGCGCCATCGCGCGTGAGATGACCGTGCGCTTCGATTCCAATGTTGCCGGCGACCTGAACTGGACGGTCAGCCCGGCGGCCTCGATCACCGACAGGATCGGCATGGTCGACACCGTCAACTACGTGGCGACCAACCACTCCGACCAGCCTATTACGGGCATGGCCGTGTTCAACGTGTCGCCCGAAAAGGCCGGCGTCTATTTCAACAAGATCGAGTGCTTCTGCTTCACCGAGCAGACGCTGCAGCCCGGCGAGACCGTGGACATGCCGATCGTGTTCTTCGTCGATCCAGATCTCGCCGACAATCCCGAGCTCGACACCATCAAAGAGATCACGCTCTCTTACACTTTCTACGCTTCAGACAACGAGGGAAGCTGA
- a CDS encoding DUF983 domain-containing protein, with product MAQSPILTGLLCRCPRCGEGKLFAGYLKVAPACAVCGLDLKFADSGDGPAIFVIFLVAPIVICLALLVGALFNPPPYVHLILWIPTTLLLSLLLLPPFKGVLVAQQYRHDAHEGHQ from the coding sequence TTGGCCCAATCCCCGATCCTGACCGGCCTGCTCTGCCGCTGTCCGCGCTGCGGTGAAGGCAAGCTCTTCGCCGGTTATCTCAAGGTGGCGCCGGCCTGCGCGGTGTGCGGTCTCGATCTCAAGTTTGCCGATAGCGGCGATGGTCCGGCAATTTTCGTGATCTTCCTTGTCGCCCCCATCGTCATTTGCCTGGCCCTGCTTGTCGGCGCGCTATTCAACCCGCCACCCTATGTGCATCTGATCCTCTGGATTCCGACCACGCTCCTCCTGTCGCTGCTTCTGTTGCCGCCGTTCAAAGGCGTATTGGTGGCCCAGCAGTATCGCCACGATGCCCACGAGGGCCACCAATGA
- a CDS encoding cytochrome c oxidase subunit 3 — MSAIAKNHDYHMVEPSPWPFVMSAAVLIMAMGAIFWMHEWTPFVFFIGLAGVLYTMYAWWSDVIKEANTGFHTPVVQMHHRYGMMLFIASEVMVFFGFFWAYFDGFFRWDDVEQYARLAASGGAWPPVGVELFDPFHLPLFNTLLLLTSGTTVTWAHHALLEGDREGLKWGLVLTVLLGAVFTMVQAIEYSEAGFAFSGHMYGATFFMATGLHGFHVLVGTIFLLVCLVRALRGDFTPERHLGFEFAAWYWHFVDVVWLFLFASIYVWGSWGVAIHH; from the coding sequence ATGTCCGCCATAGCCAAGAACCACGACTACCACATGGTCGAGCCCAGCCCGTGGCCGTTCGTTATGTCCGCCGCCGTGCTGATCATGGCCATGGGCGCCATCTTCTGGATGCATGAATGGACGCCGTTCGTCTTCTTCATCGGTCTGGCTGGCGTGCTTTACACCATGTATGCGTGGTGGAGCGACGTGATCAAGGAAGCCAATACCGGCTTCCATACCCCCGTCGTCCAGATGCACCATCGCTACGGCATGATGCTGTTCATCGCCTCCGAGGTGATGGTGTTCTTCGGCTTCTTCTGGGCCTATTTCGACGGTTTCTTCCGCTGGGACGACGTCGAGCAGTATGCCCGCCTGGCCGCGAGCGGCGGCGCCTGGCCGCCGGTTGGTGTCGAACTGTTCGACCCGTTCCACCTGCCCCTGTTCAACACCCTGTTGCTGCTGACCTCGGGCACCACCGTCACCTGGGCTCACCATGCGCTGCTGGAAGGCGATCGTGAGGGCCTCAAGTGGGGTCTGGTTCTGACGGTGCTGCTCGGCGCTGTGTTCACCATGGTGCAGGCGATCGAATACAGCGAAGCCGGCTTCGCCTTTAGCGGCCACATGTATGGCGCCACCTTCTTCATGGCCACGGGCCTGCATGGCTTCCACGTGCTTGTGGGCACCATCTTCCTGCTGGTCTGCCTGGTCCGCGCCCTGCGTGGCGACTTCACCCCCGAGCGTCACCTCGGCTTCGAATTCGCTGCCTGGTACTGGCACTTCGTGGACGTGGTCTGGCTGTTCCTGTTCGCCTCGATCTATGTGTGGGGCAGCTGGGGCGTGGCGATCCATCACTAG
- a CDS encoding PilZ domain-containing protein, which translates to MTDDHRSAPRQRVLKGGRIVINDGFSTFQCTVRNLSATGARLKVAGIIGIPDSFDLVMDDGRKFACTVAWKTEFEIGVHFA; encoded by the coding sequence ATGACCGACGATCACCGTAGCGCACCGCGCCAGCGTGTCCTCAAGGGCGGCCGCATCGTGATCAACGACGGTTTCTCGACCTTCCAATGCACGGTGCGCAACCTGTCTGCGACTGGTGCGCGCTTGAAAGTCGCCGGTATCATAGGCATTCCCGACAGCTTCGATCTTGTCATGGATGACGGGCGAAAATTCGCCTGTACCGTCGCGTGGAAAACCGAATTCGAAATCGGCGTGCATTTCGCCTGA
- a CDS encoding heme o synthase, translating to MALIDDSRNLPGMTGEARVEDYLALLKPSVMQLVVFTAIVGLIVAPGGINPVIAVIAIACIAIGAGASGALNMWYDSDIDAIMSRTQNRPIPAGRMPREHALVFGLVLSGFSVALLGLATNWVAAGLLAFTIFFYAVIYTMWLKRSTPQNIVIGGAAGAFPPIVGWAAVTGTVSFESVVLFLIIFLWTPPHFWALALYKQSDYGAAGVPMMPNVVGNDSTKFQIFVYTLILAASAMLPTWFGFAGWVYSSVAVITGVSFILLAWRLLRTREDVTMRKAARTLFNYSLSYLFIVFFAFMTDNLLTRFGGLGA from the coding sequence TTGGCTCTGATCGACGACAGCAGGAACTTGCCCGGCATGACCGGCGAAGCGCGCGTGGAGGATTACCTCGCGCTGCTGAAGCCGTCCGTCATGCAACTGGTCGTGTTCACCGCCATCGTCGGGCTGATCGTTGCGCCCGGCGGCATCAATCCGGTCATCGCCGTCATCGCGATTGCCTGCATTGCCATCGGGGCGGGGGCCTCGGGCGCTTTGAACATGTGGTATGATAGCGATATCGACGCCATCATGAGCCGTACGCAGAACCGGCCGATCCCCGCCGGTCGCATGCCACGCGAGCACGCGCTGGTTTTCGGCCTGGTCTTGTCAGGTTTTTCGGTGGCGCTGCTGGGGCTCGCGACGAACTGGGTCGCGGCGGGCCTGCTGGCCTTCACCATCTTCTTTTACGCCGTCATTTACACGATGTGGCTCAAGCGCTCGACGCCGCAGAACATCGTCATCGGCGGCGCTGCTGGCGCCTTCCCGCCCATCGTCGGCTGGGCCGCCGTCACCGGCACGGTGTCGTTTGAAAGCGTCGTGCTGTTCCTGATCATCTTCCTGTGGACCCCGCCGCATTTCTGGGCGCTGGCGCTCTACAAGCAGTCCGACTACGGCGCCGCCGGGGTGCCGATGATGCCCAACGTGGTGGGTAATGATTCCACCAAGTTCCAGATCTTCGTTTACACGCTGATCCTGGCTGCATCCGCCATGCTGCCGACCTGGTTTGGCTTTGCCGGCTGGGTCTATAGCTCGGTGGCCGTCATCACTGGCGTGTCGTTCATTCTGCTGGCATGGCGCCTGCTGCGGACGCGTGAAGACGTCACCATGCGCAAGGCTGCCCGCACGCTGTTCAATTATTCACTGAGCTATCTGTTCATCGTGTTCTTCGCCTTCATGACCGACAATCTCCTGACCCGCTTCGGAGGCCTAGGCGCATGA
- a CDS encoding invasion associated locus B family protein, with translation MKRRLAGLGLAVAALVAVTGAGFGQGVVRAQYGDWQMSCDTPPGASFEQCAIIQNVMAEDQPNVGLSVIVLRTADREARLLRVLAPLGVLLPNGLGLNVDGKDMGRVAFVRCLPNGCVAEVVLDDSLIDTLSNGKDAIFVVFKTPEEGIGIPVSLNGFKDGFAQLP, from the coding sequence GTGAAGCGTCGTTTGGCCGGGCTGGGTCTTGCCGTGGCCGCCCTGGTGGCTGTCACCGGCGCCGGGTTCGGCCAGGGCGTGGTGCGCGCACAATACGGCGATTGGCAGATGAGCTGCGACACGCCACCGGGTGCCAGCTTCGAGCAATGCGCCATCATCCAGAACGTCATGGCCGAGGACCAGCCCAATGTCGGCCTGTCGGTCATCGTGCTGCGCACCGCCGACCGCGAAGCCCGCCTGCTGCGCGTCCTGGCACCGCTCGGCGTGCTGCTGCCCAATGGGCTCGGGCTCAATGTCGACGGCAAGGACATGGGCCGCGTGGCCTTCGTGCGCTGCCTGCCCAATGGTTGCGTCGCCGAGGTGGTTCTGGACGACAGCCTGATCGACACCCTGTCGAACGGCAAGGATGCCATCTTTGTCGTGTTTAAGACGCCCGAAGAAGGCATCGGCATCCCGGTATCGCTGAATGGTTTCAAGGATGGCTTTGCCCAGCTCCCCTAG
- a CDS encoding SURF1 family protein, with amino-acid sequence MSQRRASNPVMTWTFVVLMLALAAVCAWLGTWQLQRLAEKEALIATVDARLGADPIPVPPSDQWTDLDVDALNYQPVSLTGAFRYNQTVTVFTSLANARGPASGPGYWVVTPFVLAGGGTVFVNRGFVPQDFQEAAVTDGEGEDLPVTITGLLRPAEAPGMMTPGPDTSNRIEWVRDPARLAAMVDPALAPFAPFYVDMPAGTPGQLPQGGETVVEFPNNHLGYAYTWYGFAIVAVVMLGFWFWRERRAPDEG; translated from the coding sequence ATGAGCCAGCGCCGAGCCTCCAACCCAGTCATGACCTGGACCTTCGTGGTCTTGATGCTGGCGCTTGCCGCCGTCTGCGCCTGGCTGGGCACCTGGCAGCTGCAACGGCTCGCCGAAAAGGAGGCGCTCATCGCTACGGTCGACGCCAGGCTGGGTGCCGACCCGATCCCGGTGCCACCGTCCGACCAGTGGACCGATCTCGATGTCGATGCGCTCAACTACCAGCCCGTCTCGTTGACCGGCGCCTTCCGCTACAATCAGACCGTGACGGTCTTCACGAGCCTCGCCAATGCCCGTGGTCCTGCTTCGGGGCCGGGCTATTGGGTTGTGACCCCATTCGTGCTGGCGGGGGGCGGCACGGTCTTTGTCAACCGCGGATTTGTGCCCCAGGACTTCCAGGAAGCGGCCGTTACCGATGGGGAAGGCGAGGACCTGCCGGTAACGATAACCGGCCTGCTTCGGCCCGCTGAGGCGCCGGGTATGATGACGCCGGGGCCAGATACCTCCAACCGCATCGAGTGGGTTCGCGATCCCGCCCGACTGGCCGCCATGGTCGATCCGGCCCTGGCGCCTTTCGCGCCGTTCTATGTCGACATGCCGGCCGGCACGCCCGGGCAGCTACCCCAGGGCGGCGAGACAGTGGTCGAGTTTCCCAACAACCACCTGGGCTATGCCTATACCTGGTACGGCTTCGCCATCGTCGCCGTGGTCATGCTCGGCTTCTGGTTCTGGCGCGAACGGCGGGCGCCGGACGAGGGCTGA
- the ctaD gene encoding cytochrome c oxidase subunit I produces the protein MADTTAHLEAHATGHDAASHHEPTGWRRWVYSTNHKDIGIMYLVFAIFAGIIGGLLSGVMRMELQEPGIQIFHGLASMVYGLNGSEALDAGKNMYNVFTTAHALIMVFFVVMPATMGGFANYFAPLMIGAPDTAFPRINNIAFWLLPPAFILLLMSLFFEGAGGPGGLGFGGGWTIYPPLSTVGHPGPAMDFAILSLHVAGVSSILGAINLITTIFNMRAPGMTLHKMPLFAWSVLVTAFLLLLALPVLAGAITMLLTDRNFDTAFFAPAKGGDPILFQHLFWFFGHPEVYIMILPGFGIISHIVSTFSRKPVFGYMAMAYAMVAIGFVGFVVWAHHMYTTGMSLDVQRYFVAATMVIAVPTGVKIFSWIATMWGGSITFKSPMLWAIGFIFLFTVGGVTGVVLANAGADRALHDTYYVVAHFHYVLSLGAVFSIFAAWYYWYPKMFGYMYNEFLAQLHFWVMFVGVNLIFFPQHFLGLAGMPRRYIDYPDAFGFFNRISSFGYYVTFVAMLIFFYATWEASRKKRPAGDNPWGVGATTLEWTLSSPPPFHQFTTLPKIDSTNAH, from the coding sequence ATGGCTGATACAACCGCCCACCTCGAAGCCCACGCGACCGGCCATGATGCCGCCTCGCATCACGAGCCGACCGGCTGGCGCCGGTGGGTCTATTCGACCAACCACAAGGACATCGGCATCATGTACCTGGTCTTCGCGATCTTCGCGGGGATCATCGGTGGCCTGTTGTCCGGTGTGATGCGCATGGAGCTCCAGGAGCCCGGCATCCAGATTTTCCATGGCCTGGCCTCCATGGTCTATGGCCTGAACGGATCCGAGGCACTCGACGCCGGCAAGAACATGTACAACGTGTTCACCACCGCCCACGCGCTCATCATGGTGTTCTTCGTGGTCATGCCAGCCACTATGGGCGGCTTTGCCAACTACTTCGCCCCGCTGATGATCGGCGCGCCCGACACGGCATTCCCGCGCATCAACAACATCGCCTTCTGGCTCCTGCCGCCGGCCTTCATCCTGCTGCTGATGAGCCTGTTCTTCGAAGGTGCCGGTGGTCCTGGTGGCCTCGGCTTCGGCGGTGGCTGGACCATCTATCCGCCGCTCTCGACCGTTGGCCACCCTGGCCCGGCCATGGACTTCGCCATCCTGTCGCTGCACGTCGCCGGCGTCAGCTCGATCCTGGGCGCGATCAACCTGATCACCACGATCTTCAACATGCGCGCCCCGGGCATGACGCTCCACAAGATGCCGCTCTTTGCCTGGTCCGTGCTGGTGACCGCTTTCCTCCTGCTCCTGGCCCTGCCGGTGCTTGCTGGCGCCATCACCATGCTGCTGACCGATCGCAACTTCGACACCGCCTTCTTCGCCCCGGCCAAGGGCGGCGATCCGATCCTGTTCCAGCATCTGTTCTGGTTCTTCGGCCACCCCGAAGTGTACATCATGATCCTGCCGGGCTTCGGCATCATCAGCCATATCGTCTCGACCTTCAGTCGCAAGCCGGTCTTCGGCTACATGGCGATGGCCTATGCCATGGTCGCCATCGGCTTTGTCGGTTTCGTCGTGTGGGCCCACCACATGTACACCACCGGCATGAGCCTGGACGTGCAGCGCTACTTCGTCGCCGCCACCATGGTCATCGCGGTGCCGACCGGCGTGAAGATCTTCAGCTGGATCGCCACCATGTGGGGCGGCTCGATCACCTTCAAGTCGCCCATGCTCTGGGCCATCGGCTTCATCTTCCTGTTCACCGTTGGCGGTGTGACGGGCGTGGTGCTGGCCAATGCCGGCGCTGACCGTGCCCTGCATGACACCTACTATGTGGTTGCCCACTTCCACTACGTGCTGTCGCTGGGTGCCGTGTTCTCGATCTTCGCGGCCTGGTACTACTGGTACCCCAAGATGTTCGGCTACATGTACAACGAGTTCCTGGCTCAGCTGCACTTCTGGGTCATGTTCGTCGGCGTGAACCTGATCTTCTTCCCGCAGCATTTCCTCGGCCTCGCCGGCATGCCGCGCCGCTACATCGACTATCCGGATGCGTTCGGTTTCTTCAACCGCATCTCCTCGTTCGGCTACTACGTCACCTTCGTTGCCATGCTGATTTTCTTCTATGCGACCTGGGAAGCCAGCCGTAAGAAGCGCCCAGCCGGTGACAATCCGTGGGGTGTTGGTGCAACCACGCTGGAATGGACACTGTCCTCCCCGCCGCCGTTCCACCAGTTCACCACGCTGCCGAAGATCGACTCGACCAACGCACACTAA